TATAAGCACGCCAGTATCATCAAGTTCTGTGCCGTAAAAAGCAGCTCTTATTTTCCAATTATGCCCATGCAGATTTTCGCATCTGCCTTTATATTCTCTTAAACAATGTGCTGAAGAAAAACTTCTTGTAACCGAAAGTTTGTATTTCATTTTTACTCTGTTTAACTGACCATTTTTATTTTTTTGACGCCGGATATTTTTTTAGAAAAAAACCGGCTACCTATTGTTTGAAATTTTTCAGGATTATCACTTACGTAAAATTTTAAAAATTTCTTGCCTTTCACGTCCGCAAGGATGCATGTTTTCTTTAAAATATTTTTAACTTCCTGTGACACAGCTTTTGCAGAATCTATAAACACGACGTTGCCGCCCGCGTTTTTTTCTAAAGTTTCTCTCAGAAGCGGATAATGCGTGCAGCCCAAAACCAAAGTATCGATTTTTTTGTTTAAAAGAGGCTCTATGTATTTTTTTACTATGCTGTCCGTAATTTCTCCACTGCTCCAACCCTCTTCCACAAGCGGAACAAACAGCGGGCATGCCTGCTGATATACTTTAGATTTGGAAATTCTATTTATCTCTCGCAGATAGGATTTGCTATTTATGGTTCCTTCCGTCCCTATAATACCTATCTTTTTATTTTTTGACGCATATACTGCGGCTTTTGCCCCCGGTTCTATCACGCCTATTACAGGCACTTTCAAAGTTTTCTGCAAAATAGACAGCGCAAAAGCCGATGCCGTATTGCACGCTATAACAATCAGCTTAACTTTGCATCTCATTAAAAAAGATGTTATTTCTTTTGAATATTTGATTACGATATCTTTTGATTTTGACCCGTAAGGCACATGAGCGGTATCCCCAAAATAAATAAGACTTTCCAAAGGAAGCATCTTGGTTATTGCAGACATCACTGTAAGCCCGCCAAATCCCGAATCAAAAATTCCTATAGGATGATTATTTATTGTTCCGCTTTTTGTCTTTTCTCGCATAATACTTTACCACTCCCTCATATATGGAGTCGGCTACGTCCACACAAAACTTTTTTGAAGAAAACTCAGATTCCTGCATATAATTGCTTATAAAAGCACTTTCTACAAGCACCGAAGGCATTTGCGCTCCCTTCAATACGCAAAAGCTCGCCTGTTTTACACCCTTATTCGGTATTTTAAGTCTGTTGATGGTTTCGGCATATATAAAACCGCTCAATTCCGAACACTCGTTTATATATTCAGTAATAGCAAAAGACCAAAACATACTCTCAAGCGCAGTGTTTTTTTCGATGGGCTTGATGGGCTGCTTTTCTAGTCCCAAAGCGGAATTTTCACGAATTGCCGTTAAAGCAGCTTCAGAATCAGTAGCTTTTTCCGATAAGAAGTAAATTTCAAAACCGTTTACGTTCCTGTCAAAACTTGCGTTGCAGTGCACAGATATAAATAAATCTGCTTTACATTCATTTGCTATATTTGTTCTTTTAGAAAGAGGAATAAAAGTATCATCCTTTCTGGTAAGAATTATCTCATAATTGTCATCATTATCAAAAATTGTTTTAAGTTTATAAACTATCTCAAGATTTACGTCTTTTTCTTTTGTACCGTTCGGTCCTACTGCACCCGGATCTTCTCCCCCGTGTCCGGCGTCAAGAACTATAATTTTTTTACGTTTATAGCAAGCCTCTTTCTCTTTTTCCTGTTTAGTCACAACATCTTTAGCAGTATCGTCAATTATATTTTTATCTTCAAATTTTACAACAGGCACTTTTTCAAGATCTTTGTTATTTTCAATCATCGGTATAATCCCGCTCATCTGTGCCTCTTTGTA
This genomic interval from Candidatus Endomicrobiellum trichonymphae contains the following:
- a CDS encoding N-acetylmuramoyl-L-alanine amidase is translated as MLFFTVYSHAEKKAPVVLSKAINVIIDGKPLPGVRIYKISERTNYFSVREIAKIYNASLEWKPVSSQLTMHLNNKKIHIKADDFGVAFGNKLKKMSLPSRLIGNEMYIPPEILKSKEFTEIVEADTVWNPSSLLLSIKHRVNISAVKYFTKLESTRVLIQLEKPLSYTVSKTSRRVAIKILEGKVHRDVLVVNNGIVKDISYDMKGGSALVKINLQQMPKIIKTSILSKPYRIVVCIKHSKNIDTSSTKKATVIPVAEEKNVKLPEILKESDLTTPEKYKEAQMSGIIPMIENNKDLEKVPVVKFEDKNIIDDTAKDVVTKQEKEKEACYKRKKIIVLDAGHGGEDPGAVGPNGTKEKDVNLEIVYKLKTIFDNDDNYEIILTRKDDTFIPLSKRTNIANECKADLFISVHCNASFDRNVNGFEIYFLSEKATDSEAALTAIRENSALGLEKQPIKPIEKNTALESMFWSFAITEYINECSELSGFIYAETINRLKIPNKGVKQASFCVLKGAQMPSVLVESAFISNYMQESEFSSKKFCVDVADSIYEGVVKYYARKDKKRNNK
- the murI gene encoding glutamate racemase → MREKTKSGTINNHPIGIFDSGFGGLTVMSAITKMLPLESLIYFGDTAHVPYGSKSKDIVIKYSKEITSFLMRCKVKLIVIACNTASAFALSILQKTLKVPVIGVIEPGAKAAVYASKNKKIGIIGTEGTINSKSYLREINRISKSKVYQQACPLFVPLVEEGWSSGEITDSIVKKYIEPLLNKKIDTLVLGCTHYPLLRETLEKNAGGNVVFIDSAKAVSQEVKNILKKTCILADVKGKKFLKFYVSDNPEKFQTIGSRFFSKKISGVKKIKMVS